One genomic window of Numida meleagris isolate 19003 breed g44 Domestic line chromosome 1, NumMel1.0, whole genome shotgun sequence includes the following:
- the LOC110402522 gene encoding uncharacterized protein LOC110402522: MPRTPGRSAAPPVRASGQRAPARSPKLLRASSHAVPDTQRGPAPQYNRAHPNPAHPAPPPTGPASTPRRGRGTPSSAGPEGCRGAARSLTSGVGRGKWRGGCQRAPREGSPRPWRRGEARRGEARRGEAKSRTARPAPAGAAPPWPARCRGVAAPPPRAHGRSRPTAGPLRRRRALPAPRRGETARPLEPGTGGSLTPPSRPAAVEASMISALQCPTAAKLGVCMGVPRNE; encoded by the coding sequence ATGCCGCGCACACCAGGACGCAGCGCGGCTCCTCCTGTCCGCGCTTCGGGGCAGCGGGCTCCAGCCCGGAGCCCCAAGTTACTGCGCGCCTCCTCACACGCGGTCCCAGACACACAGCGCGGACCCGCTCCCCAGTACAACCGAGCCCACCCCAACCCAGCCCACCCCGCGCCGCCTCCCACCGGCCCCGCGTCCACCCCCCGCCGCGGCCGCGGGACCCCGAGCTCCGCGGGGCCGGAAGGCTGCCGCGGCGCCGCGCGCTCGCTCACCTCGGGCGTGGGCCGGGGTAAATGGCGAGGCGGCTGTCAACGGGCGCCGCGCGAGGGGAGCCCGCGCCCCTGGCGGCGAGGCGAAGCGAGGagaggcgaggcgaggcgaggcgaaGCGAAGAGCCGcaccgcccgccccgcgcccgccggGGCCGCGCCGCCCTGGCCCGCCCGCTGCCGGGGTGTGGCGgcgcccccgccccgcgcccacGGCCGGAGCCGTCCCACCGCGGGGCCGCTGAGGCGGCGCAGGGCCCTCCCCGCGCCCCGCCGGGGTGAGACGGCCCGGCCCCTGGAACCGGGGACCGGTGGCTCCCTGACACCTCCCAGTCGGCCCGCGGCCGTGGAGGCTTCAATGATCTCAGCTCTCCAGTGCCCGACCGCAGCCAAACTTGGCGTATGCATGGGTGTTCCTCGTAATGAGTAA